One Deinococcus carri DNA window includes the following coding sequences:
- a CDS encoding AAA family ATPase: MSQNFWSAVNAIAFTHTKSQSVWPSLSYHQAIPPGAHSQHKDTTVQSVVGFGVLTAICGVLTGDVQATPGNGQDVLIRYPTTAGGKSGNRWLGATVHGTHITFEGGIGRTGPFALTVVLAVLKCHPALVEVEARWWRLVGELSRLRGPRTPGQATFTKADLRQASNDPDATLAMMALIDSLYYSMKALFLAGEMDHLDAEPTQATAFLPPEEFTVLKGSQPTSTPHPSTGNTPLDELLRVARRGGRVLITGPTGVMKTETAKAAAVRLGRPLFVVKGSPNMDDQDFLGGYQMVEGKPEWVDGPFTQAFVRAQEGPVVLLFDELLRSDPINLSSAVGILDHVSAEEAGLMGVPHLPEGRYYLLRLKNGELVWAPVKNVLFIATTNLGDGYIQAGQSVDTALLGRFNLHLDLEYGDPAVTVALYERLSGDPQLAAHLYSVEVETRANHVSRSGLLEREANPRVVISWLEAIQALVEDGWERHEAFRRAAETTLIPFCVPRNDFGRLELAALEDLRRVLNEQALKLV, from the coding sequence GTGTCCCAGAACTTCTGGTCGGCCGTCAATGCCATCGCGTTCACCCACACCAAGAGCCAGTCGGTGTGGCCCAGCCTGTCCTACCACCAGGCCATCCCGCCGGGCGCACACTCACAGCACAAGGACACCACGGTGCAGAGCGTCGTCGGCTTCGGTGTGCTCACCGCCATCTGCGGGGTCCTGACCGGCGACGTCCAGGCCACGCCGGGCAACGGGCAGGACGTGCTGATCCGCTACCCCACCACCGCGGGCGGCAAGAGTGGGAACCGCTGGCTCGGTGCCACGGTGCATGGCACCCACATCACCTTCGAGGGTGGCATCGGCCGCACCGGCCCGTTCGCCCTGACGGTCGTGCTGGCGGTCCTGAAGTGCCACCCGGCCCTGGTGGAAGTCGAGGCGCGCTGGTGGCGCCTGGTGGGCGAACTCTCCCGCCTGCGCGGCCCGCGCACACCTGGCCAAGCAACCTTCACGAAGGCCGACCTGCGCCAGGCGAGCAACGACCCTGACGCCACGCTCGCCATGATGGCCCTGATCGACAGCCTCTACTACAGCATGAAGGCCCTGTTCCTGGCAGGCGAGATGGACCACCTGGACGCCGAGCCCACGCAGGCCACCGCCTTCCTGCCCCCGGAGGAGTTCACCGTCCTCAAGGGCAGCCAGCCCACTTCCACGCCCCACCCGAGTACCGGGAACACGCCGCTGGACGAACTGCTGCGGGTCGCGCGCCGCGGCGGGCGGGTATTGATCACCGGCCCCACGGGGGTGATGAAAACCGAGACGGCCAAGGCCGCCGCCGTGCGGCTGGGGCGTCCGCTGTTCGTGGTCAAGGGCAGCCCGAACATGGACGACCAGGACTTCCTCGGCGGCTACCAGATGGTGGAGGGCAAGCCCGAGTGGGTGGACGGCCCATTCACCCAGGCCTTCGTGCGCGCCCAGGAAGGGCCAGTGGTGCTGCTGTTCGACGAGCTGCTGCGCTCGGACCCCATCAACCTCTCCAGCGCCGTGGGCATCCTCGACCACGTCAGCGCTGAGGAGGCGGGGCTGATGGGCGTGCCTCACCTCCCCGAGGGCCGCTACTACCTGCTGCGGCTGAAGAACGGCGAGCTGGTCTGGGCCCCGGTGAAGAACGTGCTGTTCATCGCCACGACCAACCTGGGCGACGGGTACATCCAGGCCGGGCAGAGCGTCGATACCGCGTTGCTGGGGCGCTTCAACCTCCACCTCGACCTGGAGTACGGCGACCCGGCCGTCACCGTGGCCCTGTACGAGCGGCTGTCCGGCGATCCGCAACTCGCGGCCCACCTGTACAGCGTCGAGGTGGAGACCCGGGCCAACCACGTCAGCCGGTCCGGACTGCTGGAGCGCGAGGCGAATCCCCGGGTGGTAATCAGTTGGCTGGAGGCCATCCAGGCGCTGGTGGAGGACGGGTGGGAACGGCACGAGGCGTTCCGGCGGGCGGCGGAGACCACGCTGATCCCCTTCTGCGTGCCCCGGAACGACTTCGGGCGACTGGAGCTCGCCGCACTGGAGGACCTGCGGCGCGTGCTGAACGAGCAGGCGCTGAAGCTGGTGTAG
- a CDS encoding type II toxin-antitoxin system VapC family toxin: MTRTAIDTNVLSAILKAEPNSLPLIDLLERARGSGPLLISPVVYSELLGTPPHTPVFIGEFLHDTGIALEEAFPLAVWEAAGVAFQAYAVRRKASGGGVPRRILADFLIGAHAEMKADRLATLDPQHYRLAFPALTLLTL, translated from the coding sequence GTGACCCGCACGGCCATTGACACGAACGTCCTCAGCGCCATCCTGAAAGCCGAACCGAATTCCCTGCCATTGATCGACCTTCTGGAGCGGGCACGCGGAAGCGGTCCGCTCCTGATCAGTCCGGTGGTGTACAGCGAGCTGCTCGGCACACCTCCCCACACCCCGGTGTTCATCGGGGAGTTCCTGCACGACACGGGGATCGCGCTCGAGGAGGCGTTCCCGCTGGCGGTGTGGGAGGCGGCAGGCGTGGCCTTCCAGGCGTATGCGGTGCGGAGGAAGGCGAGTGGCGGAGGCGTCCCACGGCGCATCCTGGCGGACTTTCTGATCGGCGCGCATGCTGAGATGAAAGCGGATCGGTTGGCCACGCTGGACCCACAGCATTACCGCCTGGCGTTTCCGGCGTTGACCCTCCTCACGCTGTGA
- a CDS encoding type II toxin-antitoxin system MazE family antitoxin, protein MTTIKGVVKGGQLVFPEEVTVQLGLKEGDTVEVQGELLRPAAPVSPFLAWVGRSPPFEAGQDSVTFYRQQRDGAEE, encoded by the coding sequence ATGACCACCATCAAAGGCGTCGTCAAGGGCGGCCAGCTCGTGTTCCCCGAGGAGGTCACCGTGCAACTTGGTCTCAAAGAGGGCGATACGGTCGAGGTCCAGGGCGAGCTGCTCCGTCCGGCTGCGCCCGTCAGTCCGTTCCTGGCCTGGGTCGGGAGATCCCCGCCCTTCGAGGCCGGGCAGGACAGCGTGACGTTTTATCGCCAGCAGCGCGACGGTGCGGAGGAGTGA
- a CDS encoding Rad52/Rad22 family DNA repair protein, translated as MPDQPSPLPLSPAPSHLSQVQRRLQAPFSSHLVGWKPQAFTKDRGRALLVAYVDARAVQDRLDAVCPDDWSFEIVVVPGTQTPTVKGRLTVLGVTREDIGEAGEGEAGTLKAASSDALKRCAVQFGIGRYLYDLPKTWVDWNDTRREPAATPELPEWARPDYERTAGGAHLAQALEQLRHELPEDLDLQREVYKHLKAALGSIDAFKRGQDTPA; from the coding sequence ATGCCCGACCAGCCCAGCCCCCTGCCCCTCTCCCCTGCCCCGTCACACCTGTCCCAGGTCCAGCGGAGGCTCCAGGCCCCCTTTTCCAGCCACCTGGTGGGCTGGAAGCCGCAGGCCTTCACCAAGGACCGCGGCCGCGCGCTGCTGGTCGCTTACGTGGACGCGCGCGCTGTGCAGGACCGCCTGGACGCCGTGTGCCCGGACGACTGGTCCTTTGAGATCGTGGTCGTCCCCGGCACACAGACCCCCACCGTCAAGGGCCGCCTGACGGTCCTCGGTGTGACCCGCGAGGACATCGGCGAGGCGGGCGAGGGGGAGGCGGGCACCCTCAAGGCCGCGTCCTCGGATGCCCTGAAGCGCTGCGCGGTGCAGTTCGGCATCGGACGCTACCTGTACGACCTGCCCAAAACCTGGGTGGACTGGAACGACACGCGACGTGAACCCGCCGCCACCCCCGAGTTGCCCGAGTGGGCGCGACCGGACTACGAGCGAACCGCCGGTGGAGCCCACCTCGCCCAAGCGCTGGAGCAGCTCCGGCACGAACTGCCCGAGGACCTCGATCTCCAGCGCGAGGTGTACAAGCACCTCAAGGCAGCGCTCGGCAGCATCGACGCGTTCAAGCGCGGGCAGGACACCCCAGCCTGA